The nucleotide window TCCTCGGCGTCGAGTTGCTCGCGTTCGAGGTACTCGTCGGCCAGGACGCCCTCGGACTCGCCGGTGCCGCGGATGTCCACGCGCACGCAGGCGTACCCGTGCCCGGCGAGGTAGGGGTGGTGGATCGAGTCGCGGGGCGCGGTGAGGTCGCGCTTGCGGTAGGGGATGTATTCGAGGATCGCCGGCACCGGCTCGGTGTCCGACGAGACCGGCCGCCAGATGCGGGCGGACAGCACGGTCCCGTCGGACATCGGGATCCGGACGTGGTCCTCCTCGGTGATTTCGTACGGCAGCGAGGTGACGGCTCGCAAGAGTCAGTTCCCTCCCAAGGGTTTAGGGCTGCAGCAGGATCTTCTGGGCGCCGTCCAGCTTCTTCTGGAAGATTTCGTACGCGCGGGGCGCCTCGGCCAGGGGCAGCTTGTGCGTGGCGAAGCCTTCGACGCCGAGCGGATCGCCGTCGCCGGTGAGCACCGGCATGACGTCGTCGAGCCAGTGCCGGACGTTGGCCTGGCCCATCCGCAGCTGGATCTGCTTGTCGAACAGCTCCATCATCGGCATCGGGTCGACCATCCCGCCGTAGACACCGGACAGCGAGATCGTGCCGCCGCGGCGGACGCTGTCGATGGCGGCGTAGAGCACGCTGAGCCGGTCGATGCCGGCCTTCTCGGTGATCTTCTCGCCCAGCGGCTGCGGCAGCAGCCCGACGAGGGTGTGCGCGAGCTTGCCGACCGGGGCGCCGTGCGCCTCCATGCCGACCGCGTCGATCACCGAGTCCGCGCCGCGCCCGTTGGTCAGCTGGCGGATGGAGTCGCCGATTTCCTTGTGGTCACGCGTGTCGAGCGCGGTGGCGCCGTGTTCGCGGGCCCGGGCGAGGCGCTCGGGCACCAGGTCGACGCCGATCACCTGGCCGGCCCCGCGGTGCCGGGCGATCCGGCAGCACATCTGCCCGATCGGGCCGAGCCCGAAGACGACGACCGTGCCGCCGTCCGGGACGTTCGCGTACTCGACGGCCTGCCAGGCGGTCGGGACGAGGTCGGAGAGGTAGACGAACCGCTCGTCCGGCGGGCCGTCCGGCACCTTGATCGGCCCGTAGTGGGCCTGCGGGACGCGCAGGTACTCGGCCTGGCCGCCGGGGACCTGGCCGTAGAGCTTGGTGTAGCCCAGCAGCGCGGCGCCCTTGCCCTGCTCTCTGACCTGCGTGGTCTCGCACTGCGACTGCAGGCCGCGCTCGCACATCCAGCAGTGGCCGCAGGAGATGTTGAACGGCACCACCACCCGGTCGCCGGGCTTGAGGTTCGTGACCTCCGGCCCGACCTCCTCGACCACGCCCATCGGCTCGTGGCCGAGGATGTCGCCCTCGGTCATGAACGCGCCCAGCACCTCGTACAGGTGCAGGTCGGAGCCGCAGATCCCGGTCGAGGTG belongs to Amycolatopsis tolypomycina and includes:
- a CDS encoding zinc-dependent alcohol dehydrogenase; amino-acid sequence: MKAVTWHGKRDVRVEEVPDPKIEEATDAVVRITSTGICGSDLHLYEVLGAFMTEGDILGHEPMGVVEEVGPEVTNLKPGDRVVVPFNISCGHCWMCERGLQSQCETTQVREQGKGAALLGYTKLYGQVPGGQAEYLRVPQAHYGPIKVPDGPPDERFVYLSDLVPTAWQAVEYANVPDGGTVVVFGLGPIGQMCCRIARHRGAGQVIGVDLVPERLARAREHGATALDTRDHKEIGDSIRQLTNGRGADSVIDAVGMEAHGAPVGKLAHTLVGLLPQPLGEKITEKAGIDRLSVLYAAIDSVRRGGTISLSGVYGGMVDPMPMMELFDKQIQLRMGQANVRHWLDDVMPVLTGDGDPLGVEGFATHKLPLAEAPRAYEIFQKKLDGAQKILLQP